A section of the Solitalea canadensis DSM 3403 genome encodes:
- the ftsA gene encoding cell division protein FtsA has product MENSDIVVGLDIGTTKICVIVGRRTEHGKIEVLGMGKADSPGVSRGTVTNIEKTVRGIREAVEIAELKSNVEINVVNIGIAGQHIKSHQHRGMLTRSNTTDEISHADVDKLISDMHKLAMNPGEKIIHVLPQEYVIDNEPGILDPVGMSGVRMEANFHIITGQVTSVQNIIKCATKASLGYDDIILEPLASAEAVLSPEEKEAGVVLVDIGGGTTDVAIFYRGLIRHTAVIPLGGNIVTDDIVEGLAILKAQAEVLKTRFGSTLADENAENEIISIPSPVKGRQPKEVSVRNLAYIIQARMEEIIEHIYYEIQCSGYEKKLIAGIVLTGGGAQLKHLPQLVEYVTGLDARIGYPNEHIAKSNQTEVVSPMYATGIGLVIKGLQALEEDRMKNDNVVSADKQVHQPQADRKQWLKKFIDPIKDFIREDIDDKDYLK; this is encoded by the coding sequence ATGGAGAACTCAGACATAGTTGTTGGATTAGACATTGGTACTACAAAGATCTGCGTAATTGTTGGACGCAGAACTGAACATGGAAAGATAGAGGTGTTGGGAATGGGTAAAGCCGATTCTCCCGGTGTAAGCCGTGGAACTGTTACCAATATCGAGAAAACTGTACGTGGTATTCGTGAGGCGGTGGAAATAGCAGAATTAAAATCAAACGTTGAAATTAATGTAGTAAATATTGGTATTGCAGGTCAGCATATTAAAAGCCATCAGCACAGAGGTATGCTAACCCGTAGCAATACAACAGATGAAATTAGCCATGCCGATGTGGATAAGCTAATTTCTGACATGCATAAACTGGCAATGAATCCGGGTGAAAAAATCATCCATGTGTTGCCTCAGGAATACGTGATTGATAACGAGCCAGGTATTTTAGATCCGGTAGGTATGTCGGGTGTACGTATGGAAGCTAACTTTCATATCATTACCGGTCAGGTTACTTCTGTTCAAAATATCATTAAGTGCGCAACAAAAGCCAGCTTAGGTTACGATGATATCATTCTTGAGCCGTTGGCGTCAGCAGAAGCTGTATTGAGTCCAGAGGAAAAAGAAGCAGGAGTAGTGTTAGTGGATATTGGGGGCGGAACTACCGACGTAGCTATTTTCTATCGTGGTTTAATACGTCATACGGCAGTTATTCCGTTAGGAGGTAATATCGTTACCGATGATATTGTTGAAGGTTTAGCAATCCTTAAAGCACAAGCAGAAGTACTTAAAACTCGCTTCGGATCAACGCTGGCAGACGAAAACGCAGAAAATGAAATCATCTCAATACCAAGTCCGGTGAAAGGACGTCAGCCTAAAGAAGTATCAGTAAGAAATCTTGCTTACATTATTCAGGCGCGTATGGAGGAGATTATTGAGCACATATATTATGAGATACAATGTTCAGGATACGAGAAAAAACTTATCGCAGGTATTGTATTAACCGGAGGTGGAGCACAGTTGAAACATTTGCCTCAATTGGTGGAATATGTTACCGGATTGGATGCTCGTATCGGTTATCCGAATGAACACATTGCGAAGTCAAACCAAACGGAAGTGGTTAGTCCGATGTATGCAACAGGTATAGGTTTGGTTATAAAAGGACTTCAGGCTTTAGAAGAAGACAGGATGAAGAATGATAATGTGGTTTCTGCCGATAAACAAGTGCACCAACCACAGGCAGATCGCAAACAATGGCTTAAAAAATTCATTGATCCGATCAAAGATTTCATCCGTGAGGATATTGACGACAAGGATTACTTAAAATAG
- a CDS encoding FtsW/RodA/SpoVE family cell cycle protein, which produces MNWILQKTRGDRWIWLVVFALSMISVLAVYSSTGTLAYKNDVNPFHFLIKHGTMIVAGLAIMYFAHLLDHRYYSRIAQLLLWLSIPLLFYTLLFGNSINNASRWVTLPIINQTFQSSDLAKLALFMYLARELTKRQEKIKDFKQGFLPIFIAVIGVCGLIAPANLSTALMVFGTSMLLLLIGRVSFTQMAIVGIAGAILVAMVVFFGPRKGVYKARVEAFLHPEMVHSDKNYQSDQAKIAIATGGITGKGPGNSTQRNYLPSPYADFVYAIIIEEYGMIGGLAILSLYLVFLYRCVKIVTRSPKAFGALLAAALSFSLVIQAFANMAVATNLFPVTGVALPLVSMGGTSILFTSAAFGIILSVSRDLEEAETGVQGETA; this is translated from the coding sequence ATGAATTGGATTTTACAAAAAACTCGTGGTGACCGATGGATATGGCTGGTGGTGTTTGCGTTATCGATGATATCGGTATTGGCGGTGTACAGTTCTACCGGAACACTTGCCTATAAAAACGATGTTAATCCCTTTCATTTCCTTATCAAGCATGGCACTATGATCGTGGCCGGTTTAGCCATCATGTATTTTGCTCATTTGCTTGATCATCGTTATTATTCTCGTATTGCACAATTGCTGTTGTGGCTATCAATTCCGTTGTTGTTTTACACATTGTTGTTCGGTAATAGCATCAATAATGCAAGCAGATGGGTAACGCTACCAATTATTAATCAAACGTTCCAGTCTTCGGATTTAGCCAAGCTTGCTTTATTCATGTACCTGGCACGTGAGTTAACTAAACGCCAGGAAAAGATCAAAGATTTTAAACAAGGATTCTTGCCAATTTTTATAGCTGTTATCGGGGTTTGCGGGCTAATTGCACCTGCAAACCTTTCAACAGCACTAATGGTATTCGGAACCAGCATGTTGTTACTGCTGATTGGTCGTGTGAGTTTTACTCAGATGGCCATCGTTGGTATCGCCGGAGCCATATTGGTTGCAATGGTGGTGTTTTTTGGACCTCGTAAAGGGGTTTATAAAGCACGTGTAGAGGCTTTTTTACATCCTGAGATGGTACATTCTGATAAAAATTATCAGAGTGATCAGGCTAAAATCGCAATTGCAACAGGTGGAATAACAGGTAAAGGGCCTGGAAATAGTACACAACGTAACTATTTGCCTTCACCTTATGCCGATTTTGTATATGCAATTATTATCGAAGAATATGGAATGATTGGAGGACTGGCAATTTTGTCACTCTATCTGGTCTTTCTGTATAGATGCGTAAAAATAGTAACCCGGAGTCCAAAGGCTTTCGGGGCATTATTGGCTGCAGCTTTGAGCTTTAGTCTCGTTATTCAAGCTTTCGCGAATATGGCTGTAGCTACCAACTTGTTCCCTGTAACGGGTGTTGCTTTACCACTGGTCAGCATGGGAGGAACATCCATCTTATTTACCAGTGCCGCATTCGGAATTATCCTGAGTGTGAGCAGAGACCTGGAAGAAGCTGAAACAGGAGTACAAGGAGAAACAGCTTAG
- the ftsZ gene encoding cell division protein FtsZ, with translation MEFEMYKEKSSIIKVIGVGGGGGNAVNHMYRQGIKGVDFIICNTDAQALELSPIPNKVQLGSSLTEGRGAGSIPEVGRNSAIENVDQIREMLGSNTKMVFITAGMGGGTGTGASPIIAKAAKEMGILTVGIVTTPFKFEGPRRMAQADLGLEEFKRSVDTLLVISNEKVRQMCGNLQLSNAFAEADNVLTTASKGIAEIITVPGYINVDFEDVKTVMKDSGVAIMGSFAAEGENRARKAVEGAMASPLLNDNEIEGARYILLNITSGTNEVLMDEVTEITDYIQSKAGSTADIIWGNCNDDSLGDAISVTLIATGFNTKAERYSAQATAKVVDTPPVPQEPERKVISLHEETEPEQDMMQVNVMKNKSLEPSIKKVEQQPQVNVQPQQAPNIRQVSMFDLFGVETNDESNSSSNTFEFSVSKRAQEEPLPIAEPETPVSVVNVPEDENLSEEEIMRRNLQISRERIMKLKNLSIRLNSNGGLNELESVPAYVRKNMKLKETPHSSEQHISRFTLSDDNDGTEIRPNNSFLHDNVD, from the coding sequence ATGGAATTCGAAATGTACAAAGAAAAATCATCAATTATCAAGGTAATTGGTGTTGGAGGTGGAGGTGGAAACGCAGTCAATCACATGTACCGTCAAGGTATTAAAGGAGTTGACTTCATTATCTGTAATACCGACGCCCAGGCGCTGGAATTAAGTCCGATTCCTAACAAGGTTCAACTGGGTTCCAGTTTAACTGAAGGTCGTGGTGCCGGCTCAATTCCTGAAGTTGGTCGTAACTCAGCAATTGAAAATGTGGATCAGATCCGTGAGATGCTGGGGTCAAATACAAAAATGGTGTTCATCACTGCCGGAATGGGCGGAGGTACAGGAACAGGAGCAAGCCCTATCATTGCCAAAGCGGCAAAGGAAATGGGAATTCTAACTGTTGGTATCGTAACTACACCGTTTAAGTTTGAAGGTCCGCGCCGTATGGCTCAGGCCGATTTAGGATTAGAAGAGTTTAAAAGGAGCGTTGATACACTTTTGGTTATCTCTAACGAAAAAGTGCGTCAAATGTGTGGGAATCTGCAACTGTCAAATGCTTTTGCAGAAGCCGATAATGTATTGACTACAGCTTCAAAAGGTATTGCGGAAATTATCACCGTTCCGGGATATATTAACGTAGATTTTGAAGATGTTAAAACAGTAATGAAAGATAGCGGTGTGGCTATCATGGGTTCTTTTGCAGCTGAAGGTGAAAATCGTGCACGTAAAGCGGTGGAAGGAGCTATGGCATCTCCGTTATTGAATGATAACGAAATAGAAGGAGCTCGCTATATTCTGTTAAATATCACTTCAGGTACAAATGAGGTATTAATGGATGAGGTAACTGAAATAACGGATTATATTCAGTCAAAAGCAGGTTCTACAGCAGATATTATCTGGGGTAACTGTAACGACGATTCATTGGGCGATGCTATTTCTGTAACGCTAATCGCTACTGGTTTTAATACCAAAGCTGAACGTTATTCGGCTCAAGCCACTGCAAAAGTGGTTGATACGCCTCCAGTTCCGCAAGAGCCTGAGCGAAAAGTGATCAGCTTGCATGAGGAAACAGAGCCTGAACAAGATATGATGCAGGTGAATGTGATGAAAAATAAGTCACTGGAGCCTTCAATTAAAAAGGTTGAACAACAACCACAGGTAAATGTACAGCCTCAACAGGCTCCTAACATTCGCCAGGTGTCGATGTTTGACTTGTTTGGGGTTGAAACTAATGATGAAAGCAATTCGTCATCGAATACATTTGAGTTTAGTGTTTCTAAAAGAGCTCAGGAAGAACCTTTGCCTATTGCAGAGCCAGAAACTCCAGTTTCAGTAGTAAACGTTCCGGAGGACGAAAATCTGTCGGAGGAAGAAATTATGAGAAGAAATCTTCAGATTTCGAGAGAACGTATTATGAAACTCAAAAATCTGAGCATTCGTTTGAATAGTAATGGGGGGTTGAATGAGTTAGAGAGTGTGCCTGCTTATGTTCGTAAGAATATGAAGCTTAAGGAAACGCCTCATTCGTCGGAACAACATATTTCTCGTTTTACCTTGTCGGACGACAATGATGGAACAGAAATACGCCCTAATAACTCATTCCTGCACGATAATGTAGATTAG
- a CDS encoding histone H1, with protein sequence MEKYNQFKQLLASLEEDAEKFYNKGNNAAGTRVRKGMQDLKNLASEIRKEVTDLKNKEK encoded by the coding sequence ATGGAAAAATACAATCAGTTCAAACAATTGTTAGCATCATTAGAAGAAGATGCTGAGAAATTCTACAACAAAGGTAACAATGCTGCTGGAACTCGTGTTCGTAAAGGTATGCAAGACCTAAAAAACCTGGCTTCTGAAATTCGTAAAGAAGTAACAGATTTAAAAAACAAAGAAAAATAA
- a CDS encoding aminotransferase class I/II-fold pyridoxal phosphate-dependent enzyme: protein MDIFEKIKEKRGPIGQHSKWAHGYFAFPKLEGEIGPHMMFRGKEHLVWSLNNYLGLANHPEVRKADAEGAAEYGLALPMGARMMSGNSNNHEALEKELAEFVGFEDAFLLNFGYQGMVSIIDTLVDRHDVIVYDAEAHACIIDGVRLHQGKRYVYTHNDMDSLEKQLQRAEKLVEGTPGAILVITEGVFGMSGVQGNLKDIVALKEKYNFRLLVDDAHGFGTMGKTGAGTHEEQNCIEGIDVYFGTFAKSMAGIGGFVASTEQVVEFLRYNMRSQTFAKSIPMPMIVGLRKRLELLKTNPQLKAKLWEIVNALQGGLKELGFDIGKTNTPVTPVFMHGSLTEATNLIVDLRENYSIFCSIVTYPVIPKGVLMLRLIPTAAHSLEDVKRTLTAFSEVKEKLAEGQYKETEEFAAPR from the coding sequence TTGGATATTTTCGAGAAGATTAAGGAGAAGAGAGGTCCTATTGGACAGCATTCTAAATGGGCTCACGGATATTTTGCTTTCCCTAAATTGGAAGGTGAAATAGGCCCACATATGATGTTTCGTGGTAAGGAACATTTAGTATGGAGTTTAAATAACTATTTAGGCTTGGCAAACCACCCTGAAGTACGTAAGGCAGACGCAGAAGGTGCAGCAGAATATGGTTTAGCTCTTCCTATGGGTGCTCGTATGATGTCGGGTAACTCAAATAATCATGAAGCTTTAGAAAAAGAGCTTGCCGAATTCGTTGGTTTTGAAGATGCATTCTTATTAAACTTTGGTTATCAAGGAATGGTATCTATCATCGATACATTAGTTGATCGCCATGATGTTATTGTGTATGATGCTGAGGCTCATGCTTGTATCATCGACGGAGTTCGTTTACACCAAGGTAAACGTTATGTATATACGCATAACGATATGGATAGCCTTGAGAAACAATTACAACGTGCAGAAAAATTAGTTGAAGGTACTCCTGGTGCTATTTTAGTAATTACCGAAGGTGTATTTGGTATGTCAGGTGTACAAGGTAACTTAAAAGATATCGTTGCACTAAAAGAAAAATATAACTTCCGTTTACTAGTTGACGATGCCCATGGTTTTGGAACAATGGGTAAAACCGGTGCAGGTACTCATGAGGAGCAAAACTGTATTGAAGGCATCGATGTGTACTTTGGTACTTTTGCTAAATCAATGGCAGGTATTGGTGGTTTTGTAGCAAGTACTGAACAAGTTGTAGAGTTTTTGCGTTACAATATGCGTTCTCAAACATTTGCAAAATCGATCCCTATGCCAATGATTGTAGGTTTACGTAAACGTTTAGAGTTGCTAAAAACAAATCCTCAATTAAAAGCTAAACTTTGGGAAATTGTTAATGCTTTGCAAGGTGGTTTAAAAGAATTAGGTTTCGATATTGGTAAAACCAACACACCGGTTACTCCAGTATTTATGCATGGTTCGTTAACTGAAGCAACTAACCTGATTGTTGATTTACGTGAGAATTACAGCATTTTCTGTTCAATTGTTACGTATCCGGTAATTCCTAAAGGTGTTTTAATGTTACGTTTAATTCCTACAGCTGCTCATAGTCTTGAGGATGTAAAACGTACATTAACGGCATTTAGTGAAGTGAAAGAAAAATTAGCAGAAGGTCAATACAAAGAAACAGAAGAGTTTGCGGCTCCACGCTAA
- the murC gene encoding UDP-N-acetylmuramate--L-alanine ligase: MKLEAINKVYLVGIGGIGMSGLARWFKHRGCVVAGYDRTETPLTKELVNEGIPVTYTDDTTSVIEPFNAHTVSLDTLIIYTPAIPKDSSILNFFRTVGYDLQKRSQVLGIISQGSFCIAVAGTHGKTTTSTIISHVLKDTGYDCSAFLGGISSNYNTNLLLGENNVMVVEADEFDRSFLTLHPDIAVITSMDADHLDIYGDASHLHESFNLFASQLSEKGLLIHKKDLPLQRKGVSYSVNNSAADVNAENVRIENGNYYYDYVSAGRVIKDLNLGLPGLHNVENSVAAVRVALELGIEEGKIRKALASFKGVKRRFEYIIKSDNLIYIDDYAHHPEELNACLNSVRQLYPGKKLTVVFQPHLFTRTRDFATEFAQSLSNCDELILLDIYPARELPIEGVDSQMILDMVTISNKKLCSKADLVNLINKSETEVLVTVGAGDIDTLVEPLRKKLA, encoded by the coding sequence ATGAAACTTGAAGCAATAAATAAGGTTTACCTGGTTGGAATTGGCGGTATTGGTATGAGCGGCCTGGCGCGATGGTTCAAGCATCGCGGGTGTGTGGTTGCGGGTTACGATCGCACTGAAACTCCTTTGACAAAAGAATTAGTGAATGAAGGTATTCCGGTTACTTATACTGATGATACTACATCCGTTATTGAGCCATTTAATGCACATACAGTTTCACTTGATACGCTTATTATTTATACACCTGCAATTCCTAAGGATAGTTCAATCTTAAACTTCTTTAGAACGGTAGGTTATGATCTGCAAAAAAGATCACAAGTACTGGGAATTATCAGCCAGGGGAGTTTTTGTATTGCTGTTGCGGGTACGCATGGAAAAACAACTACTTCAACAATCATTTCACATGTATTAAAAGATACTGGTTATGACTGTTCTGCATTTTTGGGAGGCATTAGCTCAAACTATAACACCAATTTGTTGTTGGGCGAAAACAATGTAATGGTAGTGGAAGCAGATGAGTTCGATCGATCGTTCCTGACTTTGCATCCTGATATTGCCGTTATCACTTCAATGGATGCCGACCATTTGGATATTTATGGAGATGCTTCGCATTTGCATGAATCATTCAATTTGTTTGCATCTCAGCTAAGTGAGAAGGGATTGTTAATTCATAAGAAAGATCTGCCATTACAACGTAAAGGTGTTTCCTATTCAGTTAATAATTCAGCGGCTGATGTAAATGCTGAAAACGTTCGCATTGAAAATGGAAACTATTATTACGATTATGTTTCAGCCGGTCGTGTTATTAAAGATTTAAATCTGGGTTTACCAGGTTTACATAATGTTGAGAATTCGGTTGCAGCTGTTCGGGTTGCATTAGAATTAGGAATTGAAGAAGGAAAAATTCGCAAAGCACTAGCTTCATTTAAAGGAGTGAAACGTCGGTTTGAATACATCATTAAATCAGATAATCTGATTTATATTGATGATTACGCGCATCACCCTGAAGAGTTAAATGCATGTTTAAACTCGGTTCGTCAATTATATCCGGGTAAAAAACTAACGGTTGTATTTCAACCGCATTTGTTCACACGCACGCGTGATTTCGCGACTGAATTTGCACAAAGCCTGAGTAATTGTGATGAACTCATTTTGCTGGATATCTATCCGGCACGTGAACTTCCGATAGAAGGCGTGGATTCACAAATGATCTTAGATATGGTAACCATCAGCAATAAAAAGCTGTGCTCAAAAGCTGATCTGGTTAACCTGATCAATAAAAGTGAAACAGAAGTGTTGGTAACTGTGGGTGCCGGCGACATTGATACGTTGGTGGAGCCGTTGAGAAAGAAGCTTGCATAG
- the murD gene encoding UDP-N-acetylmuramoyl-L-alanine--D-glutamate ligase: MAEQQKIVILGAGESGVGSAILALKLGFEVFVSDFGAIADKYKSQLSARGIRFEELQHTEAEILSAHEVIKSPGIPDKAPIVKKIIEKGIRIVSEIEFAGRYNKAKTICITGSNGKTTTTMLTYHILQKAGLNVGLAGNVGQSFAKQVAEDNYDYYVLELSSFQLDNMYEFKADIAILLNITPDHLDRYDYKMQNYVDSKFRVTQNQTSADAFIYCLDDEETMKVMANNKFEARLFPFSLAQKVEQGAYATEDTIYIQTNKNNFNMTISELALQGKHNVNNSMAAGIAAKLLEIRSDSLRESLGDFQNVPHRLEHVARIQGIEFINDSKATNVNSVWFALESMNTKVVWIAGGVDKGNDYSMLYELVKDKVKAIVCLGKDNKKIHDAFDDKVEIIVNTASAEEAVNVAYHLATKGDTVLLSPACASFDLFKSYEDRGDQFKAAVKEL; the protein is encoded by the coding sequence ATGGCTGAACAACAAAAAATAGTGATTCTTGGAGCCGGTGAAAGCGGTGTTGGAAGTGCAATTCTGGCGCTGAAGCTAGGCTTTGAAGTTTTTGTATCCGATTTCGGAGCTATTGCTGATAAGTATAAATCACAACTTTCAGCCAGAGGAATTCGCTTTGAAGAATTGCAGCATACTGAAGCTGAAATTCTTTCAGCTCATGAAGTTATTAAGAGTCCGGGTATACCGGATAAAGCACCAATAGTTAAGAAAATTATTGAGAAAGGTATTCGAATCGTTTCAGAAATTGAGTTTGCCGGCAGATATAACAAGGCAAAAACAATTTGTATAACAGGAAGTAATGGTAAAACAACCACTACGATGCTTACCTATCACATTCTGCAAAAAGCGGGCTTAAATGTGGGATTAGCTGGTAACGTTGGACAAAGCTTTGCCAAGCAGGTGGCCGAAGATAACTACGATTATTATGTGTTGGAACTAAGCAGTTTTCAGCTAGATAATATGTATGAGTTTAAGGCCGATATCGCCATACTACTAAATATTACGCCTGATCATTTAGACAGGTATGATTATAAGATGCAAAACTATGTTGATTCAAAGTTTCGTGTCACCCAAAATCAAACTTCAGCCGATGCATTTATTTATTGCCTCGACGATGAAGAAACAATGAAAGTAATGGCTAATAACAAATTTGAAGCGCGGTTATTTCCATTTTCTTTAGCACAAAAAGTTGAACAAGGCGCTTACGCAACCGAAGACACAATTTACATTCAAACCAATAAAAATAATTTTAACATGACTATCTCAGAATTAGCATTGCAGGGTAAGCATAACGTAAATAATTCAATGGCGGCTGGTATTGCAGCAAAACTCCTGGAGATCCGCAGCGATAGTTTACGTGAAAGCTTAGGTGATTTTCAAAATGTGCCACACCGTTTGGAGCATGTGGCAAGAATTCAGGGTATTGAGTTCATCAATGACTCTAAAGCTACGAATGTAAATTCTGTTTGGTTTGCTCTTGAAAGTATGAATACCAAGGTGGTTTGGATTGCAGGAGGGGTAGATAAAGGTAATGATTATTCGATGCTTTATGAGTTGGTAAAAGATAAAGTTAAAGCGATCGTTTGTTTGGGAAAAGACAACAAAAAGATACACGATGCTTTTGATGATAAAGTTGAAATTATTGTAAATACGGCATCGGCCGAAGAAGCTGTAAATGTTGCCTATCATTTAGCAACTAAAGGGGATACGGTATTGTTATCGCCGGCTTGTGCAAGTTTCGACTTGTTCAAAAGTTATGAAGACCGTGGCGATCAGTTTAAAGCTGCAGTAAAAGAACTGTAG
- the murG gene encoding undecaprenyldiphospho-muramoylpentapeptide beta-N-acetylglucosaminyltransferase — translation MEQTKKSARVVISGGGTGGHLFPAMAIADALKKIDPATEILFVGALGKIEMERVPAAGYEIIGLDIRGLQRSLSFENLKFPIRLIKSLRKSFNIVKNFKPDVAVGVGGYASGPLLYAASLKGVPTVIQEQNSYPGVTNKLLAKRAAKICVAYENMDRFFPADKLMLTGNPVRKDILAIEGKKEEAASFFGLSPEKKTIFLTGGSLGARTLNESILEHLHEFKDQSIQLIWQCGKFYYNSLKQQFNEAEYPNVKLMEFVSRVDLAYALADIIVARAGASTISELCLVKKPAILVPSPNVAEDHQTKNAMALVNKQAAILVKDAVAKTELVPVAMRLIANEEKKQKLANNIAELGLKDSAVVIANEILKLIQ, via the coding sequence GTGGAACAAACAAAAAAATCGGCGAGAGTAGTAATAAGCGGTGGAGGTACCGGAGGACATTTATTTCCTGCGATGGCAATTGCTGACGCATTGAAAAAGATTGACCCGGCTACAGAGATTTTATTTGTTGGAGCTTTGGGTAAAATCGAGATGGAAAGGGTGCCTGCGGCTGGATACGAGATTATCGGCTTGGATATTCGCGGGTTGCAACGTTCCCTGTCGTTTGAAAATCTGAAGTTCCCGATTCGTTTGATTAAATCATTACGCAAGTCATTCAACATTGTTAAGAACTTCAAACCAGATGTTGCGGTAGGAGTTGGTGGTTATGCATCAGGTCCTTTATTATACGCAGCAAGCTTAAAAGGAGTACCAACGGTTATTCAAGAGCAAAACTCGTATCCGGGTGTTACCAATAAATTATTAGCTAAAAGAGCAGCTAAGATCTGTGTTGCCTATGAAAACATGGATCGGTTCTTTCCAGCTGATAAACTGATGTTAACAGGTAACCCTGTTCGTAAGGATATTTTAGCAATAGAAGGGAAGAAGGAAGAAGCAGCTTCATTCTTTGGATTATCTCCAGAGAAAAAAACAATTTTTCTTACAGGCGGTAGCTTGGGAGCCCGTACACTGAACGAGAGCATTTTAGAACACCTTCATGAATTCAAAGATCAATCGATACAATTGATCTGGCAGTGTGGCAAGTTCTATTATAATTCACTAAAGCAACAGTTTAACGAGGCGGAATATCCAAACGTAAAACTGATGGAGTTTGTATCACGCGTCGACTTAGCTTATGCTCTTGCAGACATTATTGTTGCCCGGGCTGGAGCAAGCACTATTTCCGAATTATGTTTAGTAAAGAAACCTGCAATATTGGTTCCTTCTCCAAATGTTGCGGAAGATCATCAAACTAAAAATGCTATGGCACTGGTTAACAAGCAAGCGGCAATTTTAGTTAAAGATGCAGTGGCGAAAACGGAATTGGTTCCGGTAGCGATGCGTTTAATCGCGAATGAAGAGAAAAAGCAAAAACTGGCAAATAACATAGCTGAATTAGGTTTAAAAGATTCAGCAGTGGTGATAGCTAACGAGATATTGAAATTAATACAGTAG
- a CDS encoding cell division protein FtsQ/DivIB yields MVYGLWSIDKKQMKNINWKRVFMLSVWAISLVGVMVLLSFVSNRQDKMVCKGVKINIEGKNFLVEKGDILTLMNKVLPQFVSRPLDEIPVEEIEKVVRMNPFVERADIFIDLDGIVRINVQQREPIVRIINKNYQSFYIDKKGRKMPLSLNFSPRVMVANGFIDELPAYNDTLKTATAKQIFELAQFTTNEKNEFWSAQIEQVYVNDNEDLELVPRVGDHRILLGNTEGLEQRMNNLMVFYKKALPRMGWNEYKIINIKYQNQVIGIRDSLIRKQVTSTDTLKTDSTRIN; encoded by the coding sequence ATGGTCTATGGACTATGGTCTATCGACAAAAAACAAATGAAAAATATCAATTGGAAACGAGTCTTCATGCTGTCTGTCTGGGCGATCAGTCTGGTGGGAGTGATGGTTCTTTTGAGTTTTGTTTCCAATCGTCAGGATAAGATGGTCTGTAAGGGAGTTAAGATCAATATTGAGGGCAAAAACTTTTTGGTTGAAAAAGGAGATATTCTTACACTCATGAATAAAGTGTTGCCTCAATTTGTTTCACGCCCGTTGGATGAAATTCCGGTAGAGGAAATTGAGAAGGTAGTGCGAATGAATCCATTTGTTGAACGTGCAGATATATTTATAGACCTGGATGGAATAGTAAGAATCAATGTTCAGCAACGTGAGCCGATCGTGCGGATCATCAATAAGAACTATCAAAGCTTTTATATTGATAAAAAAGGGCGAAAAATGCCATTGTCACTGAATTTCTCGCCGCGGGTAATGGTTGCGAACGGGTTTATAGATGAGCTGCCTGCTTATAACGATACGTTAAAAACAGCTACAGCAAAACAAATATTTGAATTAGCTCAGTTTACCACAAATGAAAAAAATGAGTTTTGGAGTGCACAAATTGAGCAGGTATATGTAAACGATAATGAAGATTTGGAGTTGGTACCTCGTGTTGGAGATCATCGTATCCTGTTAGGAAATACAGAAGGGTTGGAGCAACGTATGAACAACCTAATGGTGTTTTACAAAAAGGCATTACCTAGAATGGGGTGGAATGAATACAAGATTATCAATATAAAATACCAGAACCAGGTAATTGGGATCAGAGATAGTTTGATAAGAAAGCAAGTCACATCAACCGATACATTAAAAACAGACAGCACAAGAATAAATTAG